In Phlebotomus papatasi isolate M1 chromosome 1, Ppap_2.1, whole genome shotgun sequence, the following proteins share a genomic window:
- the LOC129810008 gene encoding uncharacterized protein LOC129810008: protein MDPLKTPKNSRASGSSIPLTIRFNANEESISEFLKPGDSLSGSPQNTDENSWRREFLQGGFFTRKRSGSPDGAGILSSSEGTTWKLIKGKVTQAMEDIKAPKQEIPPKISSDAVDDLESDLDSMTVNSSVSEEFCEAQTSSDLGKQIANKTNDSDSDNDIDSDILNLDTDSVRASGKRSPVPVGKPVKKSLMAKFNKVKRGDDSLSFLRRRPKPEATTVKVEKAPVEIESGVEMMEDMILPTEQTEMVKSVEIPPNPSVAMTPEENFVNTESQSKTVPMRDEPKATNGDFLRTLLSHFYFQRNVAVGCGLLILCILAPIPPFMQGVLACLFAMLFLTTLYEIVVELVSVSMGKSGGPERGEFAIPDFDAMPICQVPAVEEHKSLKTYTGWMNEINNYDPANYHISMTRSVYVKLDGSTLRVSNVADRVPKKSMWNEVPIDKNSITFIKHRFYNLLGCRIEMCPKGLARKRYFSRKYPIQLTISQSKVEQSLENCVSGGEVRESGEAFSDRDLGLNHVGGGAESGEEKTVKVVSENAYNDLGSTIMNFNVDSVAQMNEQGDLGMREAAPSGDDVRLLLFARCDREKEDWFRRFSAASCGSVVDSDCHIPDMVMLSDEEVVSIKLASNLDLHPQSENAEEKANGTDVGKVSEKSGKETEGGRTESQRSSIASVYEGLLITTCATRGPVDYLKFMSKYQVNFYYSHFCNFHNCLFYFVFN, encoded by the exons ATGGATCCACTGAAAACACCCAAGA ATTCAAGGGCATCCGGAAGCAGCATTCCGCTGACAATTCGCTTCAATGCCAATGAGGAGAGCATCTCTGAATTCCTGAAGCCAGGGGACAGTCTCTCGGGGAGTCCCCAGAAT ACGGACGAAAATAGCTGGCGCCGAGAGTTTCTGCAGGGTGGCTTCTTCACTCGCAAGCGCTCAGGAAGTCCCGATGGAGCTGGGATCCTGTCGTCCTCGGAAGGTACCACCTGGAAACTGATCAAAGGCAAGGTCACCCAGGCCATGGAAGATATAAAAGCACCCAAACAGGAAATCCCACCTAAAA TTTCAAGTGACGCTGTTGATGATTTAGAGTCGGATTTAGACTCAATGACCGTCAACAGTTCCGTGAGTGAAGAGTTTTGCGAAGCTCAAACATCCAGTGATTTAGGAAAGCAGATTGCAAATAAAACCAATGATTCCGACAGCGATAATGACATTGATTCGGACATTCTCAACCTTGACACTGATTCCGTCAGAGCATCCGGAAAGCGATCACCAGTTCCGGTGGGCAAACCGGTGAAAAAGAGTTTGATGGCAAAGTTCAATAAGGTCAAACGGGGTGATGATTCACTTTCGTTTCTGAGACGTCGCCCAAAGCCAGAGGCGACGACAGTGAAGGTGGAAAAGGCTCCGGTTGAGATAGAGTCTGGAGTGGAAATGATGGAAGACATGATTTTGCCCACGGAACAGACTGAGATGGTGAAATCAGTGGAAATCCCACCGAATCCATCGGTAGCAATGACTCCCGAGGAGAATTTCGTGAATACAGAATCCCAGTCGAAAACAGTGCCAATGAGAGATGAGCCAAAAGCAACAAATGGAGACTTCTTGAGAACCCTTCTTTCACATTTCTACTTTCAGCGCAATGTGGCAGTAGGCTGTGGCCTGCTGATCTTGTGCATCTTGGCGCCGATTCCGCCATTCATGCAAGGCGTCCTGGCGTGCCTGTTTGCCATGCTCTTCCTCACGACGCTCTATGAGATTGTCGTGGAGCTCGTGAGTGTGTCCATGGGCAAGAGTGGCGGACCCGAGAGGGGAGAATTTGCCATTCCTGACTTTGATGCCATGCCAATATGTCAAGTGCCGGCTGTTGAGGagcataaatctctcaaaacgTACACG GGTTGGATGAATGAGATTAATAACTACGATCCTGCCAACTATCACATTTCCATGACCAGAAGTGTTTACGTGAAGCTCGATGGATCGACCCTTCGGGTGTCCAATGTGGCTGATCGTGTGCCCAAGAAGTCCATGTGGAACGAAGTACCCATCGATAAGAATTCCATAACATTCATCAAGCATCGATTCTACAATCTCCTGGGATGCCGAATTGAGATGTGTCCCAAAGGATTGGCCCGGAAGAGGTACTTCAGTCGGAAGTATCCCATTCAGTTGACCATATCTCAGTCCAAGGTGGAACAGAGTTTGGAGAATTGTGTTAGTGGTGGTGAAGTGAGGGAATCAGGGGAGGCATTTAGTGATCGGGACTTGGGGCTAAATCATGTGGGCGGCGGGGCTGAAAGTGGGGAGGAGAAGACTGTGAAGGTAGTTAGTGAGAATGCTTACAATGATCTCGGGAGCACCATAATGAACTTCAATGTGGATTCCGTAGCGCAGATGAATGAGCAGGGGGATTTGGGGATGAGGGAGGCTGCTCCCAGTGGAGATGACGTCAGACTGCTCCTGTTTGCACGTTGTGATCGGGAGAAAGAGGATTGGTTCAGACGATTCTCAGCTGCAAGTTGTGGATCTGTCGTTGATTCGGACTGCCACATTCCGGACATGGTGATGCTCTCGGATGAGGAAGTTGTAAGCATTAAACTGGCCAGCAATTTGGATTTACATCCGCAGAGTGAGAATGCAGAAGAGAAGGCTAATGGAACGGACGTTGGTAAAGTGAGTGAGAAAAGTGGGAAGGAGACTGAAGGAGGAAGGACGGAGAGTCAGAGGAGTAGCATTGCATCAGTCTATGAGGGACTTTTGATTACAACTTGTGCAACAAGAGGACCTGTTGATTACCTGAAATTCATGTCCAAATATCAGGTAAATTTCTATTATTCTCATTTTTGCAACTTTCACAATtgtctattttattttgttttcaattga
- the LOC129810009 gene encoding testis-expressed protein 2-like, which produces MENMSTKLTLRVELKGLVARVTLNLPPPPSDRIWIGFRGPPRMWITAKPTVGDHTFDWSIVTNIIESKLCEEVYKYLVYPNMVDIIVPFLGQSTYQEM; this is translated from the coding sequence ATGGAGAATATGAGCACGAAGCTGACTCTGAGGGTTGAGCTGAAGGGTCTCGTGGCTCGAGTGACGCTGAATCTGCCTCCGCCGCCGTCAGATAGGATTTGGATTGGATTCAGGGGCCCACCACGGATGTGGATCACGGCAAAGCCCACCGTTGGTGATCACACCTTCGACTGGAGTATTGTCACCAATATTATCGAGAGCAAATTGTGCGAGGAAGTGTATAAGTATCTTGTGTATCCAAATATGGTTGATATAATTGTACCCTTCCTTGGCCAGTCGACCTATCAGGAAATGTAA